The Methanohalophilus portucalensis genome window below encodes:
- a CDS encoding transposase translates to MEKIKNAHKLVRWNEKKEHNNSNKDDGIELTELNSDEVTYVEPEKESISELEEKYNEYLKEKSEDDIQKVKVPKAKPENSNPVPTIESLASINPRYVASSFIDGITRMRNVDPIRSVRGLRIAKTKKLTKTNNGWLVPGAGRKSYDVTINGDGVYSCNCQDFKNNTNVCKHIHAVWALEENVKIPSVQVLDKQIKALKKSEKKYSKSWSVYNKAQRGEINAFLEVLKEACNLIDEPAQDKGRPRVPLSDVVFAATYKVYSTISGRRFESHGERAHDDGYIEHLPHYNTVSKYLRDPNLTPLLTYLIEKTSEPFSAVETEFAIDSTGFGTKVTDTWHDKKYGVTKKKKMWTKLHANVGVKTRTFAAVKVTDIHANDSSCLKELVGRTASRFKIKEQYGDGAYSSRENCSIVADHGGTPYFLLSKRARRIAKGVHIWSTMYDIFHENKEDFYKHYNNRNNVECAFNMIKSKMSGKLRSKVFESQVNELLCKVLCHNIIVLISELYNLGYTLEDVKESSILDSQMNVITVNSFEGTEQEHVHA, encoded by the coding sequence ATGGAGAAAATTAAGAATGCGCATAAACTCGTTAGGTGGAATGAGAAAAAGGAACATAACAATTCCAATAAAGATGATGGAATCGAACTAACAGAACTTAATTCAGATGAAGTTACCTACGTTGAGCCTGAAAAGGAATCCATCTCAGAATTGGAAGAAAAGTACAATGAATATTTAAAGGAAAAATCTGAAGATGATATCCAAAAGGTAAAAGTACCAAAAGCCAAACCTGAGAATTCAAATCCTGTACCTACAATTGAATCACTTGCTTCCATCAATCCGAGATACGTGGCTTCATCATTTATCGATGGGATTACACGTATGCGTAATGTCGACCCAATTAGAAGTGTTAGAGGATTACGGATTGCTAAGACAAAGAAACTGACAAAAACCAATAATGGATGGCTGGTTCCAGGTGCTGGTAGGAAATCATATGACGTCACCATCAATGGGGATGGGGTATATTCATGCAACTGTCAGGATTTTAAGAATAACACGAACGTGTGTAAACATATTCATGCAGTATGGGCACTTGAAGAAAATGTAAAAATTCCTTCGGTTCAAGTTTTGGACAAACAGATTAAGGCACTCAAGAAAAGTGAAAAGAAATATTCCAAATCATGGAGTGTCTATAACAAAGCTCAACGTGGAGAAATAAATGCATTTCTTGAAGTCCTCAAGGAGGCCTGTAATTTAATTGATGAACCTGCACAAGATAAGGGTCGACCTCGAGTACCACTGAGTGATGTGGTTTTTGCAGCCACATATAAGGTATATTCGACAATTTCTGGCAGGAGATTTGAGTCACATGGTGAGAGAGCACATGATGATGGATATATCGAGCATCTTCCTCACTACAATACGGTCTCTAAATATCTAAGAGATCCGAATTTGACTCCTCTCCTTACATATCTGATTGAAAAGACCAGTGAACCCTTTTCGGCAGTAGAAACTGAATTTGCAATAGACTCAACTGGGTTTGGTACAAAAGTAACAGATACCTGGCACGATAAGAAATATGGTGTAACAAAGAAAAAGAAAATGTGGACAAAACTTCATGCAAACGTAGGTGTGAAAACCCGAACATTTGCTGCGGTTAAGGTAACAGATATACATGCCAACGATTCATCTTGTTTGAAGGAACTTGTGGGTCGAACTGCAAGCCGATTCAAAATCAAAGAACAATATGGAGATGGAGCATATTCATCTCGTGAGAATTGTTCAATCGTAGCTGACCACGGAGGTACACCATACTTCTTACTTTCAAAAAGGGCAAGAAGAATTGCCAAAGGAGTTCATATATGGAGTACAATGTATGATATATTCCACGAAAATAAAGAGGACTTCTACAAACATTATAACAATAGAAATAATGTTGAGTGTGCGTTTAATATGATCAAATCCAAAATGTCAGGTAAGCTTAGAAGTAAGGTATTTGAATCCCAGGTAAATGAACTTCTCTGCAAGGTTTTATGCCATAACATCATTGTGCTTATATCTGAATTATACAACCTCGGGTATACGTTAGAAGATGTTAAAGAAAGCAGCATATTGGATTCACAAATGAATGTAATTACTGTGAATTCATTTGAAGGAACAGAACAAGAGCATGTACATGCATGA
- a CDS encoding helix-turn-helix transcriptional regulator, producing the protein MKNTLKVWRAKKDITQEHLANEMEVTRQTINAIERGKYDPSIKLAFKMARFFECSIEDIFLYEE; encoded by the coding sequence ATGAAGAACACACTAAAAGTCTGGAGAGCAAAGAAAGATATTACTCAGGAGCATCTGGCCAACGAAATGGAAGTTACCAGACAAACAATCAATGCCATAGAACGTGGCAAATATGATCCAAGTATAAAATTGGCTTTCAAGATGGCACGATTTTTCGAATGCTCAATTGAAGATATTTTTCTTTACGAAGAATGA
- a CDS encoding DUF2178 domain-containing protein, which yields MQTKDIGMLIIGTIIALIGVAIHILEPGWIINPSGTGGAFVGAGVALIVISIRSIRLQKKGTVVEDERIFHIAEKASHKTLTILIILEGLLMAFLGVTAFDIQAYPIVSLLFAITMLSYAGFYYWYKRQM from the coding sequence ATGCAGACCAAAGATATAGGCATGTTAATAATAGGGACTATAATAGCCCTGATCGGAGTAGCAATTCACATCCTTGAACCAGGATGGATCATAAATCCAAGTGGAACTGGTGGCGCATTCGTAGGTGCAGGTGTTGCACTTATTGTAATCAGTATCCGTAGCATCCGACTCCAGAAAAAAGGAACCGTAGTTGAAGATGAAAGAATATTTCATATTGCTGAGAAAGCCAGCCACAAAACATTGACAATTCTTATAATCCTCGAAGGTTTATTGATGGCATTTCTTGGAGTTACAGCATTCGATATCCAGGCATACCCCATTGTGTCCCTGTTGTTTGCTATAACAATGTTGTCCTATGCTGGATTTTACTACTGGTACAAAAGACAAATGTAA
- the glnA gene encoding type I glutamate--ammonia ligase produces the protein MNIKSKEDVYNAIENNNVKFIRLQFTDIQGVVKDVEIPVTQVKKALETGISFDGSSIEGFVRIDESDMVLRPDVRSFALLPWDQGKGVVARMVCDIFKPDGSPFEGDPRYVLRSILKEAHDLGFSLNVGPELEFFLFQIEKGKATTKPHDFGRYFEFAPADLAEDIRREIVLGLIDLGFNIEAAHHEVAFGQHEIDFKYDDALSTADNVVTFRYVTRTIAKLNGLHATFMPKPLTSENGSGMHVNLSLSKDGKNAFYDSQDEEEVDQMTYHFIGGILEHIKGITAISNPLINSYKRLVPGYEAPVYITWSGPNRSSLVRIPAARGQSTRVELRSPDPSCNPYLTFAAILAAGLKGIKEEIDPGEGTDVNIYDLTPKGLADRNIETLPPTLLDAANHLAKDDFLRDALGAHVHENLLRIAYAEWDAYKLQVHDWETNRYLNAV, from the coding sequence ATGAACATTAAGAGCAAGGAAGACGTATACAACGCGATAGAGAATAATAATGTCAAATTCATCAGACTACAATTCACCGATATCCAGGGAGTAGTCAAAGATGTGGAAATTCCTGTCACGCAGGTTAAAAAAGCCCTTGAAACAGGCATTTCCTTTGACGGTTCATCAATCGAAGGATTTGTGAGAATAGACGAATCCGATATGGTATTGAGACCGGATGTGCGGTCTTTTGCCCTGCTTCCCTGGGACCAGGGAAAGGGAGTTGTAGCCCGTATGGTTTGTGATATCTTCAAGCCTGATGGCTCTCCCTTTGAAGGAGATCCCAGGTATGTCCTGCGCAGCATCCTGAAGGAGGCCCATGATTTGGGATTTTCTTTAAATGTGGGTCCTGAACTGGAATTTTTCCTTTTCCAGATTGAAAAAGGCAAGGCAACTACCAAACCCCATGATTTCGGACGCTATTTTGAATTTGCACCTGCAGACCTTGCAGAGGATATACGCAGGGAGATTGTTCTCGGTTTGATCGATCTGGGCTTCAATATCGAGGCCGCCCATCACGAAGTTGCTTTTGGCCAGCATGAGATCGATTTCAAGTATGACGATGCTCTCTCAACCGCTGACAATGTGGTAACCTTCAGGTATGTAACCCGTACGATTGCCAAACTCAACGGCCTGCATGCCACTTTCATGCCCAAACCCCTTACTTCTGAAAACGGTTCGGGAATGCATGTAAACCTTTCTCTTTCTAAGGATGGCAAGAATGCTTTTTATGATTCACAGGATGAGGAAGAAGTGGACCAGATGACCTATCATTTCATTGGCGGGATCCTGGAACACATCAAAGGTATCACTGCAATTTCCAATCCATTGATCAATTCATATAAACGTCTGGTGCCGGGTTATGAAGCACCTGTGTACATCACCTGGTCCGGCCCGAACCGCAGTTCCCTTGTCAGGATTCCTGCCGCCAGGGGCCAGAGTACCCGTGTGGAACTGAGAAGTCCCGATCCGTCCTGTAACCCCTATCTGACCTTTGCGGCAATCTTGGCTGCAGGTTTGAAAGGTATCAAAGAGGAGATCGATCCGGGTGAAGGCACCGATGTGAATATTTATGATCTCACTCCCAAGGGTCTTGCAGACAGGAATATCGAAACCCTGCCCCCGACCCTGCTGGATGCAGCCAATCATCTGGCAAAGGACGATTTCCTCAGGGATGCATTGGGTGCGCATGTGCATGAGAACCTGCTGCGGATTGCCTATGCCGAGTGGGATGCCTACAAATTGCAGGTGCATGACTGGGAAACCAACCGGTATCTCAATGCGGTATAA
- a CDS encoding LamG-like jellyroll fold domain-containing protein — MIKRLRDFARKDDAVIEVFSEILLTGIIVLVIAAAAAFVLSSLDEPDNVRVDIDHWVDNETDTLYFRHSGGETVDVEDLELLVYVNGSYETLSSEQIRANYDSDEWALGDVIEIDTSSQFDITNETISSKLVHTASSMVIYDAYGSIGDSGADDGGSGNGGDGDNPSADFAYSPPNPTTYETVDFTDQSSDPDGNIVGWSWDFGDGNTSTDQNPSHQYSSEGTYTVTLTVTDDDGEVSTTSKTVEVIGPLVYLNDAIALDIDNDGTPSGVQFNVSNYGGEDLTVVFINVTPENATVGGLNDPEGGIGQWQSEFYVESAGVGYTTDFGYGEVLPYTFNMSEAGNENDEPILAANSNATFSLYQFTDGSGGGTSSGIPIDISGESVDITLTMSDGPSYSFTIIPTVEDDDTPPLPIPVSLWQFDGGSVDTAIDSKDGNNGNIIGASKVSSDIYGKSIKLDQNPNPGLGNKDYIQIPDSSNLDLTNAGSLEVWVKADSSSSSGALIHKYSPSGANGAYSLSLIGNSISFVVNGVSIPSQISGDITEWHHIVATWSSSGSSIYVDGNSLYSHSSSGVAPVTDGPLCLGCSIYKHNKNKYKYDSYFDGELDEVAIYDYALNATEVQNRYNLYS, encoded by the coding sequence ATGATAAAACGGCTCCGTGATTTTGCCAGAAAAGATGATGCGGTCATAGAGGTATTCAGTGAAATACTGCTGACCGGCATCATCGTACTTGTAATCGCGGCAGCTGCTGCTTTTGTTTTATCTTCTCTTGATGAACCCGATAACGTCAGGGTGGACATCGACCACTGGGTCGATAACGAAACCGACACTCTCTACTTCCGCCACAGCGGAGGGGAAACAGTTGATGTGGAAGACCTTGAACTCTTGGTCTATGTCAATGGCTCCTATGAAACCCTTTCCTCCGAGCAGATCCGGGCGAATTACGATTCAGATGAATGGGCTCTGGGGGACGTAATAGAGATTGACACTTCTTCACAGTTTGACATCACCAATGAAACAATCTCTTCAAAATTGGTACATACTGCTTCCAGCATGGTAATCTATGATGCCTATGGTTCAATTGGGGATAGCGGTGCTGATGATGGCGGCAGTGGAAACGGCGGAGATGGTGATAATCCAAGTGCTGATTTTGCCTATTCTCCTCCAAACCCTACTACATATGAAACGGTTGATTTTACCGATCAATCCTCCGATCCTGACGGAAACATTGTTGGATGGTCATGGGATTTTGGTGATGGGAATACTTCAACTGATCAAAATCCTTCCCATCAGTACTCTTCTGAAGGAACTTATACCGTAACTCTTACGGTTACTGATGACGATGGAGAGGTATCAACAACTTCGAAAACAGTTGAAGTTATTGGTCCTTTGGTCTATCTAAATGATGCAATTGCACTTGATATTGATAATGATGGTACTCCATCGGGTGTTCAATTCAATGTCAGTAATTATGGTGGTGAGGATTTAACAGTAGTTTTTATAAATGTGACCCCAGAGAATGCAACAGTCGGTGGTCTTAATGATCCCGAAGGGGGTATAGGTCAGTGGCAAAGTGAGTTTTATGTTGAAAGTGCTGGTGTAGGGTATACTACCGATTTCGGTTACGGTGAAGTTCTTCCTTATACTTTTAATATGAGTGAGGCCGGGAACGAAAATGATGAACCCATTCTCGCTGCAAATTCCAATGCTACCTTCTCACTCTACCAGTTTACTGATGGTAGTGGTGGAGGAACAAGTTCAGGGATCCCTATAGACATTTCTGGAGAATCAGTTGACATCACCTTAACAATGTCTGATGGGCCTTCTTATAGTTTTACTATTATACCAACTGTTGAAGACGATGACACACCACCCTTGCCTATTCCTGTATCGCTTTGGCAATTTGATGGAGGCAGTGTAGATACTGCCATTGACTCTAAAGATGGAAATAATGGTAATATTATTGGTGCGAGCAAAGTATCTTCCGATATTTATGGCAAATCTATTAAATTAGACCAAAATCCGAATCCAGGACTCGGTAATAAAGATTATATCCAAATTCCAGACTCTTCGAATTTAGATCTGACGAATGCTGGTAGTCTCGAAGTCTGGGTAAAAGCAGATTCAAGTAGTTCTTCAGGTGCTCTTATTCACAAATATTCACCATCTGGTGCTAATGGTGCTTATTCTTTGAGTCTTATCGGAAATTCTATTTCATTTGTAGTAAATGGGGTTTCAATACCCTCTCAAATTAGTGGAGATATCACTGAATGGCATCATATTGTTGCAACTTGGAGCTCATCTGGTTCTTCAATTTATGTAGATGGAAATAGTTTATATTCACATTCATCGAGTGGTGTAGCTCCCGTTACAGACGGACCTCTTTGTTTAGGTTGTTCTATCTATAAGCATAATAAAAACAAGTATAAATATGATAGTTATTTTGATGGAGAACTTGATGAAGTAGCAATTTATGATTATGCATTAAATGCAACTGAAGTACAGAATAGATACAACCTTTACTCATAA
- a CDS encoding DUF1894 domain-containing protein, producing MACISDLPYEILLKGASVKKSEEFIRENCDEVYHVPGGYSLAGVMLKGGKTIPIGVKGNSIYFQYVKPCKGLFVLKLDDAEEEIEKLRQGNYQ from the coding sequence ATGGCATGTATCAGTGACCTTCCCTATGAGATCCTGCTAAAGGGCGCATCCGTTAAGAAAAGTGAGGAATTTATTCGCGAAAACTGTGACGAGGTCTACCACGTCCCGGGTGGCTACAGCCTGGCAGGAGTGATGCTCAAAGGCGGCAAGACCATACCCATAGGCGTCAAGGGCAATTCCATTTATTTCCAGTACGTCAAACCCTGCAAGGGACTGTTCGTCCTCAAACTGGATGATGCAGAAGAAGAAATTGAGAAATTGAGGCAGGGAAACTACCAGTAA
- the purM gene encoding phosphoribosylformylglycinamidine cyclo-ligase: MDKKLTYADSGVDIHQEESTIGNLTGGMTYSREGLGAPMTSIGHYAGLMDFGDFALALATDGVGSKVLIANEMEKWDTMGIDCIAMNVNDLIAIGAEPVSFVDYLAIEKHSDEFARQIGIGLAKGAEISRMSILGGETATLPEIVKGFDLAGTCLGKVDKDAIITGEKVKEGDVLVGVPSSGVHSNGYTLVRKIIENSEYSYHDPLPYDSSRTIGEELLTPTRIYMEVLDAIRECEVHGLAHITGSGLLKLHRVSELGFDFTDPIEPPEIFRFLQKQGNVEELEMYRTFNMGMGFLLIVPPHEATKVAEIVEGKIVGRITEKDIRVKDLIIE, from the coding sequence ATGGACAAAAAACTTACCTACGCCGATTCAGGAGTTGACATTCATCAGGAAGAATCCACCATAGGCAATCTCACAGGAGGTATGACCTACAGCAGGGAAGGCCTGGGAGCTCCTATGACAAGCATCGGGCATTACGCCGGCCTGATGGATTTTGGCGATTTTGCCCTTGCACTGGCCACCGATGGCGTGGGCTCCAAGGTGTTGATTGCCAATGAGATGGAAAAATGGGACACCATGGGAATTGACTGTATTGCCATGAATGTCAATGACCTGATTGCCATTGGTGCCGAACCTGTCAGTTTTGTGGATTATCTGGCAATCGAAAAACACTCTGATGAATTCGCGCGCCAGATAGGCATAGGACTTGCAAAGGGAGCCGAGATATCCCGAATGTCCATTTTGGGCGGAGAGACCGCAACCCTTCCCGAGATAGTAAAGGGTTTCGATCTTGCAGGCACATGCCTGGGAAAGGTGGACAAGGATGCCATTATTACAGGAGAGAAGGTCAAAGAAGGCGACGTGCTTGTGGGTGTACCCAGCAGCGGTGTCCACAGCAACGGCTATACCCTTGTGAGAAAAATTATTGAGAATTCTGAATATTCCTATCATGACCCTCTGCCCTATGACAGCTCCCGCACAATCGGCGAGGAACTGCTCACCCCCACCCGGATCTACATGGAAGTGCTCGATGCCATCCGTGAATGTGAGGTACACGGCCTGGCACACATTACCGGCAGCGGCCTGCTGAAGTTGCACAGGGTAAGCGAACTGGGATTTGATTTCACCGACCCTATCGAGCCACCAGAGATATTCCGTTTCCTGCAAAAGCAAGGCAATGTCGAGGAACTGGAGATGTATCGTACCTTCAATATGGGAATGGGCTTTCTGCTTATTGTCCCACCGCATGAGGCTACAAAAGTTGCAGAAATAGTCGAAGGGAAAATTGTGGGCAGGATTACGGAAAAAGATATCCGTGTAAAAGACCTAATTATTGAATGA
- a CDS encoding aspartate kinase gives MKFGGTSIENGEKIRHVAELLKDYREQGHEIVAVTSALGGVTDGLMEIGIDASHKGKVSRVKEFMADLAKKHYDAIEITIDDARIADETIRTIDALIDELEKALIGICYLGELSPRSIDYISSYGERLAAPVVSGAVQSQGINSCSFTGGEAGIVTNSEYGCARPFEKTYENVGYILKRVVATHVPIVTGFIAENEEGIITTLGRSGSDFTASIIGAAIEADEIWLWKEVHGIMTSDPRIVPDARPIPQISYIEAMELSYFGAKVLHPRTIEPAIKHGIPVRVKNTFDPEFEGTLIVSDQRLRKDVVKAVTLIRSVAAINISGAGMVGAIGTAARVFSTLANAGVNIIMISQSSSEANMSFVVDEAHLEDAVAALKSEMNRDVIGEVACDRDICVVAVVGAGMDGIPGVAGRVFSSLGREKINVIMISQGSSQHNISFVVSSDEAEEAVRLLNHEFELGN, from the coding sequence ATGAAATTCGGCGGGACATCCATTGAGAACGGGGAAAAGATCCGCCATGTCGCAGAATTACTGAAAGACTACAGGGAACAGGGCCACGAAATCGTGGCAGTGACCTCGGCCCTTGGTGGAGTCACCGACGGGCTGATGGAAATAGGTATTGATGCGTCCCATAAAGGCAAGGTTTCCCGGGTAAAGGAATTTATGGCAGACCTTGCAAAAAAACACTATGATGCAATTGAGATTACCATCGATGATGCCAGGATTGCCGATGAAACAATCCGCACTATCGATGCTCTTATAGATGAACTCGAAAAGGCACTCATCGGTATCTGCTATCTGGGGGAACTCTCCCCGCGTTCCATAGATTACATATCCTCTTATGGGGAACGTCTTGCAGCTCCTGTTGTTAGCGGAGCTGTGCAAAGTCAGGGAATTAATTCCTGTTCATTTACCGGTGGAGAGGCGGGTATTGTAACCAATAGTGAGTATGGTTGTGCCAGACCTTTCGAGAAAACCTATGAAAATGTTGGCTACATCCTAAAAAGGGTCGTTGCAACACATGTTCCTATAGTTACCGGTTTTATCGCAGAGAATGAAGAAGGAATCATTACTACACTGGGACGCAGTGGATCTGATTTCACTGCTTCGATTATAGGGGCTGCTATAGAGGCTGATGAGATCTGGTTATGGAAAGAAGTTCACGGCATAATGACCAGTGATCCCCGAATTGTCCCCGATGCACGTCCGATACCCCAGATATCCTATATTGAAGCAATGGAACTCTCCTATTTCGGTGCAAAGGTACTCCATCCCCGTACAATTGAACCTGCGATCAAACATGGGATACCCGTGCGGGTGAAAAATACATTTGATCCTGAATTTGAAGGAACATTGATTGTTTCAGACCAGCGACTGCGCAAGGATGTAGTAAAAGCTGTGACCCTGATACGATCGGTAGCCGCAATAAACATCTCAGGAGCCGGCATGGTGGGTGCAATCGGTACAGCCGCCAGGGTGTTTTCCACACTCGCCAATGCGGGAGTGAACATCATAATGATAAGCCAGAGTTCCTCCGAAGCAAACATGTCATTCGTTGTGGATGAGGCTCATCTGGAAGATGCTGTAGCTGCCCTTAAATCCGAGATGAACCGGGATGTAATAGGAGAAGTGGCCTGCGATCGGGATATCTGTGTAGTAGCGGTTGTAGGTGCCGGTATGGATGGTATTCCCGGTGTGGCAGGCAGGGTCTTCAGCTCCCTGGGCAGGGAAAAAATAAATGTTATCATGATCAGCCAGGGATCTTCCCAGCACAACATTTCATTCGTTGTCAGCTCCGATGAAGCCGAAGAGGCAGTACGCCTGTTAAACCATGAGTTTGAACTTGGAAATTAA
- a CDS encoding S-layer protein domain-containing protein, protein MKYIRFAIAVICVFTIFCGFANAAEEMEEQIQHAKITVGANDSILLDQGYSINVIDVNSENGDLFIEVYVNEKKVEQGIVKENKPFRYLKTIEDEDDEETDYLIFNVSLQGTEDKDGETYSEIIIKQYIDPEIAPDDYLMLDDSVSLNIGKETELKEDYTIKATDLDDETVTITLRKNGNIIKETEDIGEGDVFAYTRKNGDRLMTIFMGEIDTIFETTDSDHVILKKVIQKTDEGIGDGLEIKIEVPEKNPANEKAIISYTLDGYADRVEIYVDGDLIDQRKEVDEDTYDAVTDKLSTGEYNIEIKAITSEGIMITESALLIVGKTAKEENPENDAGDIIEKAENVTSSASEAVDKINETTTALEKVPAPGAFFAIFILLGAWVWCRKR, encoded by the coding sequence ATGAAATATATACGTTTTGCAATTGCCGTCATTTGTGTATTCACAATCTTCTGTGGTTTTGCCAATGCTGCAGAAGAAATGGAGGAACAAATCCAGCATGCTAAAATCACAGTGGGAGCAAATGACAGTATCTTACTGGACCAGGGTTATTCCATCAATGTAATTGATGTAAACAGTGAAAATGGAGATTTATTCATAGAAGTTTACGTTAATGAGAAAAAGGTAGAACAAGGAATTGTCAAAGAAAATAAGCCTTTCAGATACCTGAAGACAATAGAAGATGAGGATGATGAAGAAACTGACTACCTGATATTCAATGTCAGTCTGCAGGGTACTGAGGATAAAGACGGTGAAACATATTCCGAGATCATAATTAAACAGTATATCGATCCAGAAATTGCTCCTGATGACTATTTGATGCTGGATGATTCCGTGTCCTTAAACATCGGAAAAGAAACAGAACTTAAAGAAGATTACACTATCAAAGCAACAGACCTTGACGATGAAACTGTAACTATCACACTCCGCAAGAACGGCAACATCATAAAAGAAACAGAAGACATTGGTGAAGGGGATGTTTTTGCCTATACGCGCAAAAATGGAGATCGTCTGATGACTATTTTTATGGGAGAAATTGATACAATATTTGAAACTACGGATTCAGATCATGTAATCCTAAAAAAAGTTATTCAAAAAACTGATGAGGGAATCGGGGATGGACTGGAAATCAAAATCGAAGTCCCTGAAAAAAATCCGGCAAATGAAAAAGCCATAATAAGTTACACCCTTGATGGTTATGCAGACAGAGTCGAGATCTATGTAGACGGGGATCTCATTGACCAGAGAAAGGAAGTAGATGAAGATACCTACGACGCAGTTACAGACAAATTAAGCACCGGTGAGTATAATATCGAGATAAAAGCAATAACATCCGAAGGAATAATGATCACCGAATCTGCGCTGTTGATTGTGGGGAAAACAGCAAAAGAGGAAAACCCGGAAAATGACGCCGGGGATATAATTGAGAAGGCAGAAAATGTTACTTCAAGTGCATCAGAGGCGGTGGACAAGATCAACGAAACTACCACTGCACTGGAAAAAGTTCCCGCACCGGGCGCATTTTTTGCTATATTCATACTTCTGGGAGCATGGGTGTGGTGCAGGAAGAGGTGA
- a CDS encoding cofactor-independent phosphoglycerate mutase, which translates to MKHIVLIGDGMADYPIRELGDKTVLEAADIPHMDRMALEGINGLATNVPDGMPAGSDVANMSILGYDPAKHYSGRAPLEAASMGIELDKNDVAFRCNLITIENGNILDHSAGHISTEEASQLMQAIEEELGGDIHFYPGISYRHLMVAQFGADAICTPPHDVVENPASDHMPRGDSAEKLEELIRASWDILSEHPVNKKRIEEGKRPANSIWFWGQGYAPSMPSFEEMYGLKSAVISAVDLIKGLGICEGMDVIEVPGATGYLDTNYVGKAEYALESLKDHDIVFVHVEAPDEAGHMGSLEAKIQAIEDFDSKVVGTILEGIDKMSEKCNVLVLPDHPTPIAVRTHTPDPVPFVIYPSFNKDADIVKTYSEDAATDGILSTVKGCDLIHTLLSL; encoded by the coding sequence ATGAAACATATTGTATTAATCGGTGACGGAATGGCAGATTATCCTATTAGGGAACTGGGAGACAAAACTGTATTAGAAGCTGCGGATATTCCCCACATGGACCGTATGGCGCTGGAGGGAATAAATGGTCTGGCTACCAATGTTCCGGATGGGATGCCCGCAGGCAGCGATGTGGCGAATATGTCCATTCTGGGCTATGATCCTGCCAAACATTATTCGGGACGTGCTCCCTTAGAAGCAGCAAGTATGGGAATTGAACTGGATAAGAATGATGTGGCTTTTCGTTGTAACCTGATAACAATTGAAAATGGCAATATACTGGATCACAGTGCCGGTCATATTTCCACCGAAGAAGCAAGTCAACTCATGCAGGCAATTGAGGAAGAACTGGGTGGCGACATTCATTTTTATCCGGGAATCAGCTATCGCCATCTTATGGTTGCACAATTTGGTGCGGATGCTATCTGTACTCCTCCTCATGATGTGGTTGAGAACCCTGCTTCAGATCACATGCCAAGGGGAGATTCAGCAGAAAAACTGGAAGAATTGATCAGGGCATCCTGGGATATTCTTTCCGAGCATCCTGTGAATAAAAAACGCATTGAAGAAGGAAAGAGACCTGCCAATTCCATATGGTTCTGGGGTCAGGGCTATGCTCCTTCGATGCCTTCTTTTGAAGAAATGTACGGATTAAAATCAGCTGTAATATCAGCAGTGGATCTTATCAAGGGTCTGGGTATCTGTGAAGGAATGGATGTAATTGAAGTACCCGGTGCTACAGGATATCTTGATACAAATTATGTAGGCAAGGCAGAATATGCTCTTGAATCCCTGAAAGATCATGACATTGTTTTTGTCCATGTCGAAGCTCCGGATGAAGCGGGACATATGGGTAGTCTGGAAGCCAAGATACAGGCAATCGAGGATTTTGATTCTAAAGTTGTGGGGACCATCCTTGAAGGAATAGATAAGATGTCAGAAAAGTGTAACGTACTTGTCCTTCCCGACCATCCTACGCCAATTGCAGTAAGAACCCATACGCCCGACCCTGTACCCTTTGTGATATATCCATCATTCAATAAGGATGCTGATATTGTCAAAACCTACTCCGAAGATGCAGCAACAGATGGTATACTTTCAACTGTCAAAGGTTGCGACCTGATACATACCCTGCTTTCCCTTTGA